A window of the Trichoderma asperellum chromosome 6, complete sequence genome harbors these coding sequences:
- a CDS encoding uncharacterized protein (BUSCO:EOG092D30H2): protein MSEAALKPEKDFSKEVDQQLPEAETLAKTNLQGAIEKLAALEKQTRQASDLASTSRVLVAIVTLCKNAGDWSLMNDQTLVLSKKHSQLKQAITKMVQTVVGFLDETPDIKTKLSVIETLRTVTEGKIFVEVERARVTKILSDIKKQQGDIKAATEILCELQVETFGSMDRREKTEFILAQVALCIENGDWTQAAILARKISTRYLSRKPKKTAEQLEKEQKEREKKKARGEEVPEEKEDDTTDLKLRYYEQQITLAKHEDKYLDACKHYRQVLDTEAVEEDPAKLHPVLQRIIYFVILAPYDNEQHDLLQRIQRDSRNTQVSLDAELLRLFTVHELMRWPEIAKKFGPHLCSTDVFDAQPGQSADEKANQRWEDLRKRVIEHNVRVIAKYYTRIQMSRLTELLDLAEDETEKYISELVTSKTVYAKIDRPARIVSFAKPRDADDVLNEWSHNMKSLLGLLERIDHLITKEEMMARIQPTGSK, encoded by the exons ACCAACCTCCAGGGCGCAATCGAGAAGCTTGCCGCCCTTGAGAAGCAAACCCGTCAA GCTTCGGACCTTGCCTCCACATCACGAGTCCTTGTGGCGATTGTTACACTATGCAAAAATGCCGGCGACTGGAGCTTAATGAATGACCAAACTCTGGTCCTGTCGAAGAAGCACAGCCAGCTCAAGCAGGCCATTACCAAGATGGTCCAGACCGTTGTCGGATTCCTCGATGAAACTCCCGACATCAAGACCAAGCTGTCCGTTATCGAAACACTGCGAACGGTTACCGAAGGAAAGATCTTTGTCGAGGTCGAGCGCGCCCGTGTTACCAAGATTCTCTCCGAtatcaagaagcagcagggcGATATCAAAGCGGCCACAGAGATTCTATGCGAGCTTCAAGTAGAGACCTTTGGCTCTATGGATCGACGAGAGAAGACGGAGTTCATCCTAGCACAGGTTGCACTCTGCATTGAGAATGGCGATTGGACACAGGCGGCCATTCTGGCTCGAAAGATTAGCACAAGATACCTGTCGCGAAAGCCCAAGAAGACGGCTGAGCAGCTGGAAAAGGAGCAGAAGGAAcgtgagaagaagaaggctcgtggagaagaagtcccagaagagaaggaggacgACACAACAGACCTGAAGCTGCGCTATTACGAGCAGCAGATTACATTGGCGAAGCACGAGGACAAATACCTGGACGCATGCAAGCACTACCGCCAAGTTCTCGATACAGAGGCTGTCGAAGAGGACCCTGCAAAGCTCCATCCT GTTCTGCAACGCATCATCTACTTTGTAATCCTCGCTCCCTACGACAACGAACAACACGATCTCCTCCAGCGCATACAACGAGACTCTCGAAACACGCAGGTTTCTCTCGATGCTGAACTTCTTCGGCTTTTCACAGTTCATGAGCTGATGCGGTGGCCGGAAATCGCCAAGAAATTCGGCCCGCACCTGTGCAGCACCGATGTTTTCGACGCCCAGCCTGGACAGTCTGCAGATGAAAAGGCTAACCAGAGATGGGAGGACTTGCGAAAGCGTGTTATTGAGCACAATGTCAGGGTCATTGCCAAATACTACACTCGCATCCAGATGAGCCGCCTTACTGAGCTCCTCGACCTTGCGGAAGATGAGACGGAGAAGTACATTAGCGAATTAGTCACATCCAAGACTGTGTATGCAAAGATTGATCGACCAGCCCGGATTGTCAGCTTTGCCAAGCCaagagatgcagatgatgtCTTGAACGAGTGGAGCCACAACATGAAGAGCTTACTGGGGCTCTTGGAAAGAATCGATCACCTTATCACGaaggaggagatgatggcacGTATCCAGCCAACGGGATCCAAATAG
- a CDS encoding uncharacterized protein (TransMembrane:1 (o20-37i)) — protein sequence MSWFGVAPFKKFPAPFLKPYWPFFAAGLVIAYGANSAQNAMMASDEWKNDPRSPYAKQGGNKAH from the exons ATGTCTTGGTTCGGTGTCGCCCCCTTCAAGAAGTTCCCGGCTCCTTTCT TGAAGCCTTACTGGCCTTTCTTCGCCGCTG GCCTCGTTATCGCCTATGGCGCCAACTCTGCCCAGAACGCCATGATGGCCT CCGACGAGTGGAAGAACGATCCTCGCAGCCCCTACGCCAAGCAGGGCGGCAACAAGGCTCACTAA
- a CDS encoding uncharacterized protein (EggNog:ENOG41), whose protein sequence is MLAQRLSRRAAAAAPRAGVRALATTSSMRIRTPSMGDINPSPASIEQFNEKQRAFREQLVEAQRERGARASAEASSHAPDRKQGPLTNLIYGTKEGREMEAQMEASFSQVLARGKYVHSIVFHEVKPDKVDEYIQLTGEFYPKMANTPENKVHLVGSWRTEVGDCDTFVHIWEYQRYEGYHESRHSISHHPEFKNFNTKLSKLINSKKISLMQEFSFWPTTPPRQLGGVFELRSYTLHPGNLLEWETHWRRGLKARREVMEGVGAWFVQIGELNTVHHLWQFANLEERRARREKSWSVEGWSDTVHKTVPLIQSMQSRILIPMPWSPVA, encoded by the exons ATGCTTGCTCAGAGGTTGTCTCGCCGCGCTGCTGCGGCAGCCCCGCGCGCTGGCGTACGAGCTCTGGCTACGACATCCTCGATGCGTATTCGAACGCCGTCGATGGGTGATATCAACCCTTCCCCAGCCTCGATCGAGCAATTCAACGAGAAGCAGAGAGCGTTCAGAGAGCAGCTGGTGGAGGCACAAAGGGAAAGGGGAGCTC GAGCTTCAGCCGAGGCTAGCAGCCACGCGCCTGATCGCAAACAAGGACCGCTGACGAATCTAATCTACGGTACTaaagaaggcagagaaaTGGAAGCTCAGATGGAGGCCAGCTTTAGCCAGGTCTTGGCCAGAGGCAAATACGTTCACTCCATCGTCTTCCACGAAGTCAAGCCGGACAAAGTAGACGAATATATCCAGCTCACGGGAGAGTTCTACCCCAAGATGGCCAACACGCCCGAGAACAAGGTTCATCTGGTCGGCAGCTGGAGGACAGAGGTTGGCGACTGTGACACCTTTG TTCATATTTGGGAGTACCAGCGATACGAGGGTTACCATGAATCTCGACACTCTATCTCTCACCACCCTGAATTTAAGAATTTCAACACGAAGCTCAGCAAACTGATCAATTCTAAGAAAATCTCTCTGATGCAAGAATTCTCCTTCTGGCCTACGACCCCCCCACGTCAGCTAGGAGGCGTTTTCGAGCTTCGATCATACACTCTCCACCCTGGTAACTTGCTAGAGTGGGAGACCCACTGGAGAAGAGGGCTCAAGGCCCGAAGGGAGGTTATGGAAGGCGTTGGTGCTTGGTTTGTCCAGATTGGCGAGCTCAACACAGTCCATCACCTCTGGCAATTCGCCAACTTGGAAGAGCGAAGGGCACGCCGAGAAAAGAGCTGGTCTGTTGAGGGCTGGAGCGACACGGTGCACAAGACAGTGCCTCTGATCCAGTCCATGCAGTCGAGGATCCTGATCCCCATGCCCTGGTCGCCTGTAGCATAA
- a CDS encoding uncharacterized protein (EggNog:ENOG41), whose protein sequence is MSLDIWPPVSPGELKIKVAETQKRELAWIVGRTLKVCEELKHGLEDCYALLAPVDPGSTLVMSTPRNERVKGTITRVGTRIVKGTLSLQFRTIAPQTLTLSQSFPIHIHVLDTLHTHLTESIDLLGLLLSNNRISDSSSEANTSSTNAAQGLSSGMRLLADSITASIALLKGPPLNEADTNWTTQSCPPSHFTPPLTQNFSFYITLQECSIVLLMRALEPVHAPVHFGTKLGLAIGTFRRLEHDEMDIIFKYKPGGDAYSDTKRISANHTVEPPAASRPPTADTQLEEVYVREKVRVESADPSLISLYSKLGYLSIVLDQARRNLDAVMAFQPKEYTK, encoded by the exons ATGTCTCTGGACATCTGGCCTCCCGTTTCCCCAGGGGAGCTCAAGATAAAAGTCGCTGAAACCCAG AAACGCGAGCTGGCATGGATTGTCGGGAGGACGTTGAAGGTCTGTGAAGAGCTCAAGCATGGCTTGGAAGATTGCTATGCGCTCCTGGCGCCGGTTGATCCTGGCAGCACGTTGGTCATGAGCACGCCGCGCAACGAACGGGTCAAGGGCACCATCACTCGAGTCGGCACGCGCATCGTCAAAGGG ACCCTCAGTCTTCAATTTCGAACCATTGCGCCGCAGACTCTTACCCTCTCGCAGTCGTTCCCCATCCACATCCACGTCCTCGACACCCTCCACACCCATCTGACCGAATCAATCGATCTTCTCGGCCTCCTGCTCTCCAACAATCGCATATCCGATTCTAGCTCCGAAGCCAATACCTCTTCTACAAACGCAGCCCAAGGCCTCTCATCAGGAATGCGCCTCCTCGCCGACTCTATAACGGCCTCCATCGCTCTCCTCAAAGGGCCACCACTCAACGAGGCAGACACCAACTGGACCACCCAGTCCTGCCCGCCCTCGCACTTTACACCACCTTTGACGCAAAACTTCAGCTTCTACATCACCCTCCAGGAGTGCAGCATCGTCCTCCTCATGCGCGCCCTCGAGCCCGTCCACGCACCCGTCCACTTTGGCACGAAACTCGGCCTCGCTATCGGCACGTTCCGGCGCCTTGAGCATGACGAGATGGACATTATCTTCAAGTACAAGCCTGGGGGAGACGCCTATTCCGATACCAAGCGGATTTCCGCCAATCACACAGTTGAACCCCCGGCAGCTTCAAGACCTCCGACGGCAGATACACAGTTGGAGGAGGTCTATGTACGGGAAAAGGTCCGGGTAGAGAGTGCAGATCCCAGCCTCATCTCTCTGTATTCGAAATTGGGTTATTTGAGCATCGTCTTAGACCAGGCGCGGCGGAATTTGGATGCCGTCATGGCTTTCCAGCCAAAGGAATATACGAAATAG
- a CDS encoding uncharacterized protein (EggNog:ENOG41): MATDTETLSLPTTTAPTEVAASSCLPQDEHQCRGTKREWGTDEWDTSITPNFHFSQLGGPSNTATSPQHQTQSPQQPQDQGGDATVTGKYVAQLKLNPDDCERPLKRRPSSDYWLTSNLLSSYRSVEESCKRALEHFPCPSISFAMPTLEFDFRIAVALNPEPSRIENRVQKEITTIKGGRWSGSFGNGRVMAGGYDLGQARGFRPIRIVEGAFVLQTTDQPPAMLEMRTRGSLSGPCDVLDTLLSARESKENIDPRQYGFRTFATVKTADKRYAEFVNCGLWVASGVWRGEELIIDAYRLT, from the exons ATGGCAACCGATACCGAGACGCTCTCCCTTCCGACCACGACGGCCCCTACAGAGGTCGCTGCGTCATCATGCTTGCCTCAAGATGAACATCAGTGCCGAGGAACCAAGAGAGAATGGGGCACCGACGAGTGGGATACAAGCATCACACCCAACTTTCACTTCTCTCAGCTAGGTGGGCCGAGCAACACCGCGACGAGCCCTCAGCACCAGACACAATCGCCTCAACAACCGCAGGATCAGGGAGGCGATGCCACGGTGACGGGCAAGTACGTTGCTCAGCTTAAACTTAACCCTGACGATTGCGAGAGGCCCTTGAAGCGGAGGCCGAGCTCCGACTACTGGCTAACATCCAATCTATTGTCCTCCTACAGGAGCGTAGAGGAGTCGTGCAAGCGTGCGCTAGAACACTTTCCATGTCCAAGCATCTCATTCGCCATGCCTACTCTCGAATTTGACTTTCGCATCGCTGTCGCACTCAACCCGGAACCCTCTCGAATTGAGAACCGTGTCCAAAAGGAGATCACCACCATCAAGGGTGGCAGATGGTCCGGATCATTTGGCAATGGTCGAGTCATG GCTGGCGGATACGATCTTGGCCAGGCACGAGGTTTTCGCCCGATTCGCATTGTTGAGGGCGCATTTGTACTGCAAACCACCGACCAGCCTCCGGCTATGCTGGAGATGCGTACGAGAGGTTCATTATCGGGCCCATGTGACGTCCTGGATACGCTGCTAAGCGCCCGGGAATCCAAGGAGAACATCGATCCACGACAATACGGCTTTCGGACTTTCGCCACTGTCAAGACCGCAGATAAACGCTACGCCGAGTTTGTCAACTGCGGGCTCTGGGTCGCCAGTGGTGTGTGGCGAGGTGAAGAGCTAATTATTGA CGCCTATCGCCTGACCTAA
- a CDS encoding uncharacterized protein (EggNog:ENOG41~SECRETED:SignalP(1-16)): MKSAFLLATGAILAAAMPLDKRALETQWVTDIVTVTVTVDPSAPSSAGGVFVQAVSSQPAAAPTPQPQAPAPKPVYVPVSSPKPAPPPPSPAPAAPETTTVIVPAVQAPKASPEVAVQASPKPSPKPSPSPVAASPKPAASSPAASSSSSSSSSGATDYQSAMLNEHNIHRANHSAPALEWDDQLAGFAQITASGCVFAHDMTEGGGAVSYGQNLASFGSSGDISGQQILSGRRGVTDQWYNDEMENWTYYGQANPPSGTDLDSWGHFTQVVWKGSTKVGCATVQCPAGSVLSLPSWYTVCNYGPPGNFGGEYGDNVLKPLGQPPVTV; this comes from the exons ATGAAGTCCGCTTTCCTCTTGGCCACGGGTGCCATCCTGGCCGCCGCCATGCCGCTTGACAAGCGTGCTCTGGAAACTCAGTGGGTGACGGACATTGTCACCGTCACTGTCACCGTCGACCCTTCCGCGCCCTCTTCGGCCGGTGGAGTCTTCGTCCAGGCCGTTTCTTCACAgccggctgctgctccaaCCCCCCAGCCCCAGGCCCCGGCTCCCAAGCCCGTCTATGTGCCCGTCTCTTCGCCCAAGCCGGcccctcctccgccatcACCGGCACCGGCTGCGCCTGAGACCACAACCGTCATCGTTCCTGCGGTTCAAGCCCCGAAGGCTTCACCCGAGGTTGCCGTCCAGGCCTCCCCCAAGCCTTCGCCCAAGCCCTCACCGTCTCCTGTTGCTGCTTCTCCcaagcctgctgcttcttctcccgctgcctccagctccagctccagctccagctctggTGCCACCGACTACCAGTCTGCCATGCTTAACGAGCACAACATTCACCGTGCCAACCACTCCGCGCCCGCTCTTGAGTGGGATGATCAACTGGCTGGATTCGCCCAGATCACTGCCTCTGGCTGCGTTTTCGCTCACGACAT GACCGAGGGTGGCGGTGCTGTTTCCTACGGCCAGAACCTTGCCAGCTTTGGCTCTTCTGGCGACATCAGCGGCCAGCAGATCCTCTCTGGTCGTCGTGGTGTCACTGACCAGTGGTACAATGACGAGATGGAGAACTGGACTTACTATGGCCAGGCCAACCCTCCCTCTGGTACCGACTTGGATTCTTGGGGCCACTTCACCCAGGTTGTCTGGAAGGGCTCCACCAAGGTTGGATGTGCCACTGTCCAGTGCCCTGCTGGCTCTGTCCTCTCTCTGCCCTCTTGGTACACCGTCTGCAACTACGGTCCCCCAG GAAACTTTGGTGGCGAGTACGGCGACAACGTTCTGAAGCCCCTTGGCCAGCCCCCTGTCACTGTTTAA